Proteins encoded by one window of Portunus trituberculatus isolate SZX2019 chromosome 27, ASM1759143v1, whole genome shotgun sequence:
- the LOC123509360 gene encoding LOW QUALITY PROTEIN: NADH dehydrogenase [ubiquinone] iron-sulfur protein 5-like (The sequence of the model RefSeq protein was modified relative to this genomic sequence to represent the inferred CDS: inserted 1 base in 1 codon), whose product MATQVWGSDGGAALQLTAGTPTEAYSNFPPKFSNMAAHIAPAFXTPMTDLVGSVMTHQTGSRCADFEMRAMECLEAYGVQRGRVRCVDYLDDLRECTFKIKQLARVSEMRIERHRQWLVGERSSEDHYAPPARSDAY is encoded by the exons ATGGCAACCCAAGTCTGGGGAAGCGACGGTGGCGCCGCCCTTCAGCTGACCGCAGGCACTCCGACTGAAGCTTACTCCAACTTTCCACCTAAATTCTCCA ACATGGCTGCCCACATTGCTCCTGCCT GCACGCCCATGACTGACTTGGTGGGCAGCGTCATGACCCACCAGACCGGATCACGCTGTGCAGATTTTGAGATGCGCGCGATGGAGTGTCTGGAGGCATATGGCGTGCAGCGGGGAAGAGTGCGATGTGTTGATTACCTGGACGATCTGAGGGAATGTACCTTCAAGATCAAACAG CTTGCCCGAGTGAGTGAGATGCGGATTGAGCGTCACCGCCAGTGGCTCGTGGGAGAAAGATCAAGTGAAGACCACTACGCACCACCAGCAAGGAGTGATGCATATTAG
- the LOC123509356 gene encoding probable RNA-binding protein 19 isoform X2: MDSAYIGQDELKKHFSLKGNITDVRLIYKNGEFRRYAFIGFEGEGDASATCDHFHNTFIKQARLTVEMCHDFSSEERPKSWAEKKKKHKEKKSEESQLKEANGNNNIETEAKKEGKKKKERKKDKDSLKENLLGQYKNDPSFSDFLKANKKGAKEEESAAVLAEQNSSESEEEEEEEKEDKVAQKKDVSDHDYLKSLMKTLPKDKDHIEGKKPPKKKEKKEFYTVVIRATEMCKTKQGKSQTFSKKAVKDFLKPLKFKSLRIPKHARMVAYVGFETEKEMKQSLQKDKSFLNGVRVHIVKYGKSPDNSDTSSQGINKPWAAKEEALKQAESVAESGKLFVRNLWFSVTEDLLQELFQKYGEVIDITLPICKHTRRAKGFATVTFMFPEHAVKAMTELDGSNFKGRVLHILPAIEPKIEEKRNENLSFKEKKAQEKKATAGSWHNWNTLFMGSSAVVDIMAERYNRSKQEILDSEGKQSVAVNLALGETQVVDEMKRFLEENGVSLEAFSTPGVQRSKTVFLVKNLPAKTTSKELVELFGKFGELGRVVLPPTGVTGIVEFLDSGEAKKAFRNLAYSRFKSLPLYLEWAPIQVFKTDFVAKSEETKETDKNIEDDETTKKEEPSSDSHPSPETDTTVYVKNLNFSTTEDLLKQHFEKIGVVSSVLIAKRRGASQGYGFVQFLRKADAKKALREMNESTLEDHKLQIKLSEKTLVTSLKSARRMHDAGKQTSSKIMVKNIPFQATAKEVRQLFATFGELKSVRLPQKPESNEHRGFGFVDYVSRQDAKKAFEAVGLSTHLYSRRLVLEWAKEEETVEELRKRTAEHFLGGGPKKKTKVQMDSKKNEDSDND; this comes from the exons ATGGACAGTGCATAT ATAGGTCAAGatgaactgaagaaacacttcAGCCTAAAGGGAAACATCACAGATGTAAGATTGATCTACAAAAATGGGGAGTTTCGCCGGTATGCTTTCATCGGCTTTGAGGGCGAAGGTGATGCCAGTGCAACATGTGATCACTTCCACAACACCTTCATCAAGCAGGCCAGACTGACGGTGGAGATGTGTCATGACTTCA GTAGTGAGGAAAGGCCAAAGTCATGggcagagaagaaaaagaaacataaagaaaaaaagtccgAAGAATCACAGTTGAAGGAAGCAAATGGTAATAACAACATTGAAACagaggcaaagaaggaaggaaagaaaaagaaagagaggaaaaaagataaagactcCTTGAAAGAAAACTTACTGGGACAGTACAAGAATGATCCAAGCTTTAGTGATTTCCTGAAAGCCAACAAGAAGggtgcaaaggaggaggaaagtgctgCAGTCCTTGCTGAGCAGAACAGCAGtgaatcagaggaggaggaggaggaagagaaagaagacaaagtagCTCAGAAAAAGGATGTCTCAGATCATGAT TATTTGAAGAGTCTGATGAAAACTCTGCCCAAAGACAAGGATCACATAGAAGGCAAAAAACCACCGAAGAAAAAG GAGAAAAAGGAATTCTACACAGTGGTGATACGAGCTACAGAAATGTGTAAAACCAAGCAGGGCAAAAGCCAAACCTTCTCCAAGAAGGCTGTTAAGGACTTTCTAAAGCCCCTCAAGTTCAAGAGTCTGAGGATACCCAAGCATGCAAGGATGGTGGCTTATGTGGGCTttgagacagagaaggaaatgaagcaaTCACTCCAGAAAGATAAGAGTTTTTTGA ATGGAGTCAGAGTTCACATTGTCAAATATGGAAAGTCCCCAGACAACAGTGATACTAGCAGCCAAGGCATCAACAAGCCATGGGCTGCAAAGGAAGAGGCATTGAAGCAGGCAGAATCTGTGGCAGAGTCTGGCAAACTGTTTGTGCGAAACCTTTGGTTCTCTGTCACAGAGGATCTTCTACAGGAACTGTTTCAAAAATATG GTGAGGTCATAGACATCACGTTGCCCATCTGTAAGCACACACGCCGGGCCAAGGGCTTTGCTACTGTCACCTTCATGTTCCCAGAGCATGCAGTGAAGGCAATGACTGAGCTGGACGGCTCAAACTTCAAAGGGAGAGTACTGCACATTCTTCCAGCCATTGAGCCGAAGATTgaggagaaacggaatg AAAACCTGAGTTTCAAGGAGAAGAAAGCTCAGGAGAAAAAGGCCACTGCAGGATCGTGGCACAACTGGAATACGTTGTTCATGGGTAGCAGTGCCGTGGTGGATATCATGGCAGAGCGCTACAATAGGTCCAAACAGGAG ATTCTTGATTCTGAAGGAAAGCAAAGTGTTGCTGTCAACCTGGCCTTGGGGGAGACCCAGGTGGTGGACGAAATGAAGCG CTTTTTAGAAGAGAATGGAGTGTCCCTGGAGGCATTCTCTACCCCTGGTGTTCAGCGATCCAAAACTGTATTCCTGGTGAAAAATCTTCCTGCCAAAACTACCTCTAAGGAGCTGGTGGAACTGTTTGGCAAGTTTGGTGAGCTGGGTCGTGTGGTCCTTCCTCCTACCGGTGTGACAG GCATTGTTGAGTTTCTGGACTCTGGTGAAGCAAAGAAAGCATTCCGCAACTTGGCCTACTCTAGGTTCAAAAGTCTGCCACTTTACTTGGAATGGGCCCCAATCCAAGTGTTCAAGACAGACTTTGTAGCCAAGTCAGAGGAGACTAAGGAGACTGACAAGAACATTGAAG atGATGAAACTACCAaaaaagaagaaccatcatcaGATTCTCACCCATCCCCTGAAACAGACACCACCGTCTATGTCAAGAACCTAAACTTTTCCACAACAGAAGACCTGCTCAAACAG CACTTTGAGAAAATTGGAGTTGTTAGCTCAGTGTTGATAGCCAAACGACGTGGAGCATCTCAAGGTTATGGGTTTGTGCAATTCCTGAGGAAAGCAGATGCAAAGAAAGCTTTAAGGGAGATGAATGAGTCAACCCTTGAAGACCACAAGCTTCAGATCAAGCTGTCAGAGAAAACTTTGGT AACTTCTCTGAAGAGTGCAAGGAGGATGCATGATGCAGGGAAACAGACTTCTTCCAAGATAATGGTTAAGAACATTCCCTTCCAAGCCACAGCTAAGGAAGTGAGACAGTTGTTTGC AACATTTGGGGAGCTGAAATCTGTCCGTCTGCCTCAGAAACCAGAAAGCAATGAGCACCGAGGGTTTGGCTTTGTTGATTATGTGTCTAGACAGGATGCCAAG AAAGCTTTTGAGGCTGTAGGACTGAGCACACATTTATATTCCCGCCGGCTGGTGCTGGAGtgggccaaggaggaggagacagtagAGGAACTGAGGAAGCGGACAGCAGAACACTTTCTTGGTGGAG GACCCAAGAAGAAAACCAAGGTTCAGATGGATTCAAAGAAGAATGAGGACTCTGATAATGATTAA
- the LOC123509356 gene encoding probable RNA-binding protein 19 isoform X3: MCHDFSSEERPKSWAEKKKKHKEKKSEESQLKEANGNNNIETEAKKEGKKKKERKKDKDSLKENLLGQYKNDPSFSDFLKANKKGAKEEESAAVLAEQNSSESEEEEEEEKEDKVAQKKDVSDHDYLKSLMKTLPKDKDHIEGKKPPKKKEKKEFYTVVIRATEMCKTKQGKSQTFSKKAVKDFLKPLKFKSLRIPKHARMVAYVGFETEKEMKQSLQKDKSFLNGVRVHIVKYGKSPDNSDTSSQGINKPWAAKEEALKQAESVAESGKLFVRNLWFSVTEDLLQELFQKYGEVIDITLPICKHTRRAKGFATVTFMFPEHAVKAMTELDGSNFKGRVLHILPAIEPKIEEKRNENLSFKEKKAQEKKATAGSWHNWNTLFMGSSAVVDIMAERYNRSKQEILDSEGKQSVAVNLALGETQVVDEMKRFLEENGVSLEAFSTPGVQRSKTVFLVKNLPAKTTSKELVELFGKFGELGRVVLPPTGVTGIVEFLDSGEAKKAFRNLAYSRFKSLPLYLEWAPIQVFKTDFVAKSEETKETDKNIEDDETTKKEEPSSDSHPSPETDTTVYVKNLNFSTTEDLLKQHFEKIGVVSSVLIAKRRGASQGYGFVQFLRKADAKKALREMNESTLEDHKLQIKLSEKTLVTSLKSARRMHDAGKQTSSKIMVKNIPFQATAKEVRQLFATFGELKSVRLPQKPESNEHRGFGFVDYVSRQDAKKAFEAVGLSTHLYSRRLVLEWAKEEETVEELRKRTAEHFLGGGPKKKTKVQMDSKKNEDSDND; this comes from the exons ATGTGTCATGACTTCA GTAGTGAGGAAAGGCCAAAGTCATGggcagagaagaaaaagaaacataaagaaaaaaagtccgAAGAATCACAGTTGAAGGAAGCAAATGGTAATAACAACATTGAAACagaggcaaagaaggaaggaaagaaaaagaaagagaggaaaaaagataaagactcCTTGAAAGAAAACTTACTGGGACAGTACAAGAATGATCCAAGCTTTAGTGATTTCCTGAAAGCCAACAAGAAGggtgcaaaggaggaggaaagtgctgCAGTCCTTGCTGAGCAGAACAGCAGtgaatcagaggaggaggaggaggaagagaaagaagacaaagtagCTCAGAAAAAGGATGTCTCAGATCATGAT TATTTGAAGAGTCTGATGAAAACTCTGCCCAAAGACAAGGATCACATAGAAGGCAAAAAACCACCGAAGAAAAAG GAGAAAAAGGAATTCTACACAGTGGTGATACGAGCTACAGAAATGTGTAAAACCAAGCAGGGCAAAAGCCAAACCTTCTCCAAGAAGGCTGTTAAGGACTTTCTAAAGCCCCTCAAGTTCAAGAGTCTGAGGATACCCAAGCATGCAAGGATGGTGGCTTATGTGGGCTttgagacagagaaggaaatgaagcaaTCACTCCAGAAAGATAAGAGTTTTTTGA ATGGAGTCAGAGTTCACATTGTCAAATATGGAAAGTCCCCAGACAACAGTGATACTAGCAGCCAAGGCATCAACAAGCCATGGGCTGCAAAGGAAGAGGCATTGAAGCAGGCAGAATCTGTGGCAGAGTCTGGCAAACTGTTTGTGCGAAACCTTTGGTTCTCTGTCACAGAGGATCTTCTACAGGAACTGTTTCAAAAATATG GTGAGGTCATAGACATCACGTTGCCCATCTGTAAGCACACACGCCGGGCCAAGGGCTTTGCTACTGTCACCTTCATGTTCCCAGAGCATGCAGTGAAGGCAATGACTGAGCTGGACGGCTCAAACTTCAAAGGGAGAGTACTGCACATTCTTCCAGCCATTGAGCCGAAGATTgaggagaaacggaatg AAAACCTGAGTTTCAAGGAGAAGAAAGCTCAGGAGAAAAAGGCCACTGCAGGATCGTGGCACAACTGGAATACGTTGTTCATGGGTAGCAGTGCCGTGGTGGATATCATGGCAGAGCGCTACAATAGGTCCAAACAGGAG ATTCTTGATTCTGAAGGAAAGCAAAGTGTTGCTGTCAACCTGGCCTTGGGGGAGACCCAGGTGGTGGACGAAATGAAGCG CTTTTTAGAAGAGAATGGAGTGTCCCTGGAGGCATTCTCTACCCCTGGTGTTCAGCGATCCAAAACTGTATTCCTGGTGAAAAATCTTCCTGCCAAAACTACCTCTAAGGAGCTGGTGGAACTGTTTGGCAAGTTTGGTGAGCTGGGTCGTGTGGTCCTTCCTCCTACCGGTGTGACAG GCATTGTTGAGTTTCTGGACTCTGGTGAAGCAAAGAAAGCATTCCGCAACTTGGCCTACTCTAGGTTCAAAAGTCTGCCACTTTACTTGGAATGGGCCCCAATCCAAGTGTTCAAGACAGACTTTGTAGCCAAGTCAGAGGAGACTAAGGAGACTGACAAGAACATTGAAG atGATGAAACTACCAaaaaagaagaaccatcatcaGATTCTCACCCATCCCCTGAAACAGACACCACCGTCTATGTCAAGAACCTAAACTTTTCCACAACAGAAGACCTGCTCAAACAG CACTTTGAGAAAATTGGAGTTGTTAGCTCAGTGTTGATAGCCAAACGACGTGGAGCATCTCAAGGTTATGGGTTTGTGCAATTCCTGAGGAAAGCAGATGCAAAGAAAGCTTTAAGGGAGATGAATGAGTCAACCCTTGAAGACCACAAGCTTCAGATCAAGCTGTCAGAGAAAACTTTGGT AACTTCTCTGAAGAGTGCAAGGAGGATGCATGATGCAGGGAAACAGACTTCTTCCAAGATAATGGTTAAGAACATTCCCTTCCAAGCCACAGCTAAGGAAGTGAGACAGTTGTTTGC AACATTTGGGGAGCTGAAATCTGTCCGTCTGCCTCAGAAACCAGAAAGCAATGAGCACCGAGGGTTTGGCTTTGTTGATTATGTGTCTAGACAGGATGCCAAG AAAGCTTTTGAGGCTGTAGGACTGAGCACACATTTATATTCCCGCCGGCTGGTGCTGGAGtgggccaaggaggaggagacagtagAGGAACTGAGGAAGCGGACAGCAGAACACTTTCTTGGTGGAG GACCCAAGAAGAAAACCAAGGTTCAGATGGATTCAAAGAAGAATGAGGACTCTGATAATGATTAA
- the LOC123509356 gene encoding probable RNA-binding protein 19 isoform X1, which produces MSRIVVKNLPKQIGQDELKKHFSLKGNITDVRLIYKNGEFRRYAFIGFEGEGDASATCDHFHNTFIKQARLTVEMCHDFSSEERPKSWAEKKKKHKEKKSEESQLKEANGNNNIETEAKKEGKKKKERKKDKDSLKENLLGQYKNDPSFSDFLKANKKGAKEEESAAVLAEQNSSESEEEEEEEKEDKVAQKKDVSDHDYLKSLMKTLPKDKDHIEGKKPPKKKEKKEFYTVVIRATEMCKTKQGKSQTFSKKAVKDFLKPLKFKSLRIPKHARMVAYVGFETEKEMKQSLQKDKSFLNGVRVHIVKYGKSPDNSDTSSQGINKPWAAKEEALKQAESVAESGKLFVRNLWFSVTEDLLQELFQKYGEVIDITLPICKHTRRAKGFATVTFMFPEHAVKAMTELDGSNFKGRVLHILPAIEPKIEEKRNENLSFKEKKAQEKKATAGSWHNWNTLFMGSSAVVDIMAERYNRSKQEILDSEGKQSVAVNLALGETQVVDEMKRFLEENGVSLEAFSTPGVQRSKTVFLVKNLPAKTTSKELVELFGKFGELGRVVLPPTGVTGIVEFLDSGEAKKAFRNLAYSRFKSLPLYLEWAPIQVFKTDFVAKSEETKETDKNIEDDETTKKEEPSSDSHPSPETDTTVYVKNLNFSTTEDLLKQHFEKIGVVSSVLIAKRRGASQGYGFVQFLRKADAKKALREMNESTLEDHKLQIKLSEKTLVTSLKSARRMHDAGKQTSSKIMVKNIPFQATAKEVRQLFATFGELKSVRLPQKPESNEHRGFGFVDYVSRQDAKKAFEAVGLSTHLYSRRLVLEWAKEEETVEELRKRTAEHFLGGGPKKKTKVQMDSKKNEDSDND; this is translated from the exons ATGTctagaatagtggtgaagaaCCTCCCGAAACAG ATAGGTCAAGatgaactgaagaaacacttcAGCCTAAAGGGAAACATCACAGATGTAAGATTGATCTACAAAAATGGGGAGTTTCGCCGGTATGCTTTCATCGGCTTTGAGGGCGAAGGTGATGCCAGTGCAACATGTGATCACTTCCACAACACCTTCATCAAGCAGGCCAGACTGACGGTGGAGATGTGTCATGACTTCA GTAGTGAGGAAAGGCCAAAGTCATGggcagagaagaaaaagaaacataaagaaaaaaagtccgAAGAATCACAGTTGAAGGAAGCAAATGGTAATAACAACATTGAAACagaggcaaagaaggaaggaaagaaaaagaaagagaggaaaaaagataaagactcCTTGAAAGAAAACTTACTGGGACAGTACAAGAATGATCCAAGCTTTAGTGATTTCCTGAAAGCCAACAAGAAGggtgcaaaggaggaggaaagtgctgCAGTCCTTGCTGAGCAGAACAGCAGtgaatcagaggaggaggaggaggaagagaaagaagacaaagtagCTCAGAAAAAGGATGTCTCAGATCATGAT TATTTGAAGAGTCTGATGAAAACTCTGCCCAAAGACAAGGATCACATAGAAGGCAAAAAACCACCGAAGAAAAAG GAGAAAAAGGAATTCTACACAGTGGTGATACGAGCTACAGAAATGTGTAAAACCAAGCAGGGCAAAAGCCAAACCTTCTCCAAGAAGGCTGTTAAGGACTTTCTAAAGCCCCTCAAGTTCAAGAGTCTGAGGATACCCAAGCATGCAAGGATGGTGGCTTATGTGGGCTttgagacagagaaggaaatgaagcaaTCACTCCAGAAAGATAAGAGTTTTTTGA ATGGAGTCAGAGTTCACATTGTCAAATATGGAAAGTCCCCAGACAACAGTGATACTAGCAGCCAAGGCATCAACAAGCCATGGGCTGCAAAGGAAGAGGCATTGAAGCAGGCAGAATCTGTGGCAGAGTCTGGCAAACTGTTTGTGCGAAACCTTTGGTTCTCTGTCACAGAGGATCTTCTACAGGAACTGTTTCAAAAATATG GTGAGGTCATAGACATCACGTTGCCCATCTGTAAGCACACACGCCGGGCCAAGGGCTTTGCTACTGTCACCTTCATGTTCCCAGAGCATGCAGTGAAGGCAATGACTGAGCTGGACGGCTCAAACTTCAAAGGGAGAGTACTGCACATTCTTCCAGCCATTGAGCCGAAGATTgaggagaaacggaatg AAAACCTGAGTTTCAAGGAGAAGAAAGCTCAGGAGAAAAAGGCCACTGCAGGATCGTGGCACAACTGGAATACGTTGTTCATGGGTAGCAGTGCCGTGGTGGATATCATGGCAGAGCGCTACAATAGGTCCAAACAGGAG ATTCTTGATTCTGAAGGAAAGCAAAGTGTTGCTGTCAACCTGGCCTTGGGGGAGACCCAGGTGGTGGACGAAATGAAGCG CTTTTTAGAAGAGAATGGAGTGTCCCTGGAGGCATTCTCTACCCCTGGTGTTCAGCGATCCAAAACTGTATTCCTGGTGAAAAATCTTCCTGCCAAAACTACCTCTAAGGAGCTGGTGGAACTGTTTGGCAAGTTTGGTGAGCTGGGTCGTGTGGTCCTTCCTCCTACCGGTGTGACAG GCATTGTTGAGTTTCTGGACTCTGGTGAAGCAAAGAAAGCATTCCGCAACTTGGCCTACTCTAGGTTCAAAAGTCTGCCACTTTACTTGGAATGGGCCCCAATCCAAGTGTTCAAGACAGACTTTGTAGCCAAGTCAGAGGAGACTAAGGAGACTGACAAGAACATTGAAG atGATGAAACTACCAaaaaagaagaaccatcatcaGATTCTCACCCATCCCCTGAAACAGACACCACCGTCTATGTCAAGAACCTAAACTTTTCCACAACAGAAGACCTGCTCAAACAG CACTTTGAGAAAATTGGAGTTGTTAGCTCAGTGTTGATAGCCAAACGACGTGGAGCATCTCAAGGTTATGGGTTTGTGCAATTCCTGAGGAAAGCAGATGCAAAGAAAGCTTTAAGGGAGATGAATGAGTCAACCCTTGAAGACCACAAGCTTCAGATCAAGCTGTCAGAGAAAACTTTGGT AACTTCTCTGAAGAGTGCAAGGAGGATGCATGATGCAGGGAAACAGACTTCTTCCAAGATAATGGTTAAGAACATTCCCTTCCAAGCCACAGCTAAGGAAGTGAGACAGTTGTTTGC AACATTTGGGGAGCTGAAATCTGTCCGTCTGCCTCAGAAACCAGAAAGCAATGAGCACCGAGGGTTTGGCTTTGTTGATTATGTGTCTAGACAGGATGCCAAG AAAGCTTTTGAGGCTGTAGGACTGAGCACACATTTATATTCCCGCCGGCTGGTGCTGGAGtgggccaaggaggaggagacagtagAGGAACTGAGGAAGCGGACAGCAGAACACTTTCTTGGTGGAG GACCCAAGAAGAAAACCAAGGTTCAGATGGATTCAAAGAAGAATGAGGACTCTGATAATGATTAA